Proteins from one Acidobacteriota bacterium genomic window:
- a CDS encoding sodium:proton antiporter, with amino-acid sequence MSVELAIVAALLLASIVGMAARRFRLPYTVSLVFVGLAFAVARDHFFPEFDPGLHLTPELLFTILLPALVFEAAFHLELRHFIETWRTVLMLAVPGVAVGTLLTFGLTWLVLSGLGSTQPWQLLLVAATILAATDPVGVLAMLREVKAPKRLAVIMEGESLLNDGIAIVAFGVVMTALGLDPHHGTITFGWILSFLTWEIFGAVLIGGALGLGLSWLTSKIDDHLIEITLTTISAFGSFLLAEQAHASGIIACLVAGILSGNVGATYGMSASTRVAVVSFWEYAAFVANSIIFLLVGLETAPWRLFRIAGPVIVVWLAMLIARALFISISLPIMEKVHFLTRRGLISILSWGGLRGGVAIVLALSVTREWEYRQQLIDLVFGAVLMTILVQAPTTPLVLRLFGIGRERGMREEAVMLRTRLRALAEAERYLERQHEAGAV; translated from the coding sequence ATGAGCGTCGAACTCGCGATCGTTGCCGCGCTGCTGCTGGCGAGCATCGTCGGGATGGCGGCGCGGCGGTTCCGGTTGCCGTACACGGTCTCGCTCGTCTTCGTGGGCCTCGCGTTCGCCGTCGCGAGGGACCACTTCTTTCCGGAGTTCGATCCGGGGCTGCACCTGACGCCGGAGCTCCTGTTCACCATCCTGCTGCCGGCCCTCGTGTTCGAGGCGGCGTTCCACCTCGAGCTGCGTCACTTCATCGAGACGTGGCGCACCGTGTTGATGCTGGCGGTGCCCGGTGTCGCCGTGGGGACGCTGCTGACCTTCGGCCTGACCTGGCTCGTGCTCTCGGGGCTGGGCAGCACCCAGCCGTGGCAGCTCCTGCTCGTGGCGGCGACGATCCTCGCCGCGACCGACCCGGTCGGGGTGTTGGCCATGCTACGGGAGGTCAAGGCGCCGAAGCGCCTGGCGGTGATCATGGAAGGGGAGAGCCTGCTCAACGACGGCATCGCCATCGTCGCCTTCGGCGTGGTGATGACCGCGCTCGGCCTCGACCCCCACCACGGGACGATCACCTTCGGCTGGATTCTCAGCTTTCTCACCTGGGAGATTTTCGGGGCGGTCCTGATCGGCGGAGCACTCGGTCTCGGCCTTTCCTGGCTCACATCGAAGATCGATGATCACCTGATCGAGATCACGCTGACGACGATCTCGGCGTTCGGGTCGTTCCTGCTGGCGGAGCAGGCGCACGCCTCGGGGATCATCGCCTGCCTCGTGGCCGGCATCCTGTCGGGCAACGTGGGCGCCACGTACGGCATGTCCGCCTCGACGCGCGTCGCGGTCGTCTCGTTCTGGGAGTACGCCGCCTTCGTCGCCAATTCGATCATCTTCCTGCTCGTGGGGCTGGAGACAGCGCCCTGGCGGCTGTTCCGGATCGCGGGTCCGGTGATCGTGGTCTGGCTGGCGATGCTGATCGCCCGCGCCCTGTTCATCTCGATCTCGCTGCCGATCATGGAGAAGGTTCATTTCCTCACGCGCAGGGGGCTGATCAGCATCCTCAGCTGGGGCGGACTGCGCGGCGGCGTCGCGATCGTTCTCGCGCTGTCCGTCACGCGGGAGTGGGAGTACCGGCAGCAGCTGATCGATCTCGTGTTCGGGGCCGTGCTGATGACGATCCTCGTCCAGGCGCCGACGACACCGCTCGTCCTGCGGCTGTTCGGGATCGGGCGCGAGCGCGGCATGCGCGAGGAGGCGGTGATGCTGCGCACGCGCCTGCGCGCGCTCGCCGAGGCGGAGCGCTACCTCGAGCGCCAGCACGAGGCGGGCGCCGTG